In a genomic window of Callithrix jacchus isolate 240 chromosome 22, calJac240_pri, whole genome shotgun sequence:
- the ZNF555 gene encoding zinc finger protein 555 isoform X2, translated as MDSVVFEDVAVDFTLEEWALLDSAQRDLYRDVMLETFWNLASVDDETRFKASGSVSQQDIYGEEIPKESEIAEFTRNVSWASILGKTWDDLSVEDQHANQGRNRRSHVLERVCLSHGQCGEGFRQIPDLHPYQNIPPGVNRYEYNAYGKVFMRHHTSLRSPVTVHTGRKPHQCQECGQAYSCRSHLRMHVRTHNGERPYVCKSCGKTFPRTSSLNRHVRIHTAEKTYKCKQCGKAFIDLSSLTSHLRSHTGEKPYKCKECGKAFSYSSTFRRHTITHTGEKPYKCKECGEAFSYSSTFRRHRISHTGEKPHKCKECGEAFSYASAFRRHMITHTGQKPYECKQCGKTFIYLQSFRRHERIHTGEKPYECKQCGKTFIYPQSFRRHERTHGGEKPYECDQCGKAFSHPSSFRGHMRVHTGEKPYECKQCGKTFNWPISLRKHMRTHTREKPYECKQCGKAFSLSACFREHVRMHPEDKCYECKLCGKAFYCHISLQKHMRRHTTEKLYECTQCGKAFSWPELLQQHVRTHTVEKPYECKECGKVFKWPSSLPIHMRLHTGEKPYKCKHCGKAFNCSSSLRRHVRIHTTEKHYKCRVGHPPASEFRCRASEKPHPSAAVVSSSS; from the exons GACTCAGTGGTCTTTGAGGACGTGGCTGTGGACTTCACCCTGGAGGAGTGGGCTTTGCTGGATTCTGCTCAGAGGGACCTCTACAGAGATGTGATGCTGGAAACCTTCTGGAACCTGGCCTCAGTAG ATGATGAAACTCGGTTTAAGGCCAGTGGGTCAGTTTCTCAGCAGGATATTTATGGAGAAGAAATACCCAAGGAATCTGAAATAGCAGAGTTCACCAGAAATGTTTCCTGGGCCTCTATTTTGGGAAAAACTTGGGACGATCTTAGCGTTGAAGATCAGCACGCAAACCAGGGGAGAAATCGCAG AAGTCACGTGTTGGAGAGAGTCTGCCTAAGTCACGGTCAGTGTGGAGAAGGCTTCCGCCAGATTCCGGATCTGCATCCATACCAGAACATTCCTCCTGGAGTGAACCGGTACGAATACAACGCATACGGAAAAGTCTTCATGCGTCACCACACATCCCTCAGGAGTCCCGTCACGGTTCACACTGGACGCAAACCGCATCAGTGCCAGGAATGCGGGCAGGCCTACAGTTGCCGTTCACACCTAAGAATGCACGTGAGAACCCACAATGGAGAGAGACCCTACGTGTGTAAATCATGCGGGAAAACCTTCCCTCGTACGTCTTCCCTCAATCGGCATGTACGGATCCACACTGCTGAGAAAACCTACAAATGTAagcaatgtgggaaagccttcattGACCTCTCCAGTCTTACTAGTCATCTCAGAAGTCACACTGGCGAGAAGCCATATAAATGTAAGGAATGCGGGAAAGCTTTTAGTTACTCCTCAACGTTTCGAAGACACACAATAACACACACTGGAGAGAAGCCGTataaatgtaaggaatgtggggaAGCCTTTAGCTATTCCTCCACTTTTCGAAGACATAGGATTTCACACACTGGAGAGAAGCCACATAAATGTAAAGAGTGCGGGGAAGCCTTCAGTTATGCTTCGGCTTTTCGAAGACACATGATCACGCACACTGGACagaaaccctatgaatgcaaACAGTGTGGGAAAACCTTCATTTATCTCCAGTCCTTTCGAAGACACGAAAGGATTCACACGGGGGAGAAACCCTACGAATGCAAACAGTGTGGGAAAACCTTTATTTATCCCCAGTCCTTTCGAAGACATGAACGCACTCATGGTGGAGAGAAGCCCTATGAATGTGACCAGTGCGGGAAAGCGTTCAGTCATCCCTCATCCTTCCGCGGACACATGAGAGTGCACACGGGAGAGAAACCGTATGAGTGCAAGCAGTGTGGGAAAACTTTTAATTGGCCCATATCTTTACGAAAACATATGAGAACACACACTagggagaaaccctatgaatgtaagcagtgtgggaaagccttcagttTGTCCGCCTGCTTTCGGGAACACGTGAGAATGCACCCCGAAGACAAATGCTATGAATGCAAGCTGTGTGGGAAAGCGTTCTATTGCCACATATCCTTACAGAAACATATGAGAAGGCACACCACAGAGAAACTCTATGAGTGCACGcagtgtgggaaagccttcagctGGCCTGAACTTTTGCAACAACACGTGAGAACACACACCGTAGAGAAGCCCTacgaatgtaaggaatgtgggaaggtcTTCAAATGGCCGTCATCTTTACCAATACACATGCGGCTGCACACCGGAGAGAAGCCTTACAAATGTAAGCATTGTGGGAAAGCATTTAATTGCTCTTCATCCTTAAGACGACATGTGAGAATACACACCACAGAAAAACACTACAAGTGCCGTGTGGGACACCCTCCTGCAAGTGAATTCAGGTGCCGTGCTTCAGAAAAGCCCCACCCATCAGCTGCCGTTGTGAGTTCCTCATCCTGA
- the ZNF555 gene encoding zinc finger protein 555: MDSVVFEDVAVDFTLEEWALLDSAQRDLYRDVMLETFWNLASVDDETRFKASGSVSQQDIYGEEIPKESEIAEFTRNVSWASILGKTWDDLSVEDQHANQGRNRSRSHVLERVCLSHGQCGEGFRQIPDLHPYQNIPPGVNRYEYNAYGKVFMRHHTSLRSPVTVHTGRKPHQCQECGQAYSCRSHLRMHVRTHNGERPYVCKSCGKTFPRTSSLNRHVRIHTAEKTYKCKQCGKAFIDLSSLTSHLRSHTGEKPYKCKECGKAFSYSSTFRRHTITHTGEKPYKCKECGEAFSYSSTFRRHRISHTGEKPHKCKECGEAFSYASAFRRHMITHTGQKPYECKQCGKTFIYLQSFRRHERIHTGEKPYECKQCGKTFIYPQSFRRHERTHGGEKPYECDQCGKAFSHPSSFRGHMRVHTGEKPYECKQCGKTFNWPISLRKHMRTHTREKPYECKQCGKAFSLSACFREHVRMHPEDKCYECKLCGKAFYCHISLQKHMRRHTTEKLYECTQCGKAFSWPELLQQHVRTHTVEKPYECKECGKVFKWPSSLPIHMRLHTGEKPYKCKHCGKAFNCSSSLRRHVRIHTTEKHYKCRVGHPPASEFRCRASEKPHPSAAVVSSSS; encoded by the exons GACTCAGTGGTCTTTGAGGACGTGGCTGTGGACTTCACCCTGGAGGAGTGGGCTTTGCTGGATTCTGCTCAGAGGGACCTCTACAGAGATGTGATGCTGGAAACCTTCTGGAACCTGGCCTCAGTAG ATGATGAAACTCGGTTTAAGGCCAGTGGGTCAGTTTCTCAGCAGGATATTTATGGAGAAGAAATACCCAAGGAATCTGAAATAGCAGAGTTCACCAGAAATGTTTCCTGGGCCTCTATTTTGGGAAAAACTTGGGACGATCTTAGCGTTGAAGATCAGCACGCAAACCAGGGGAGAAATCGCAG TAGAAGTCACGTGTTGGAGAGAGTCTGCCTAAGTCACGGTCAGTGTGGAGAAGGCTTCCGCCAGATTCCGGATCTGCATCCATACCAGAACATTCCTCCTGGAGTGAACCGGTACGAATACAACGCATACGGAAAAGTCTTCATGCGTCACCACACATCCCTCAGGAGTCCCGTCACGGTTCACACTGGACGCAAACCGCATCAGTGCCAGGAATGCGGGCAGGCCTACAGTTGCCGTTCACACCTAAGAATGCACGTGAGAACCCACAATGGAGAGAGACCCTACGTGTGTAAATCATGCGGGAAAACCTTCCCTCGTACGTCTTCCCTCAATCGGCATGTACGGATCCACACTGCTGAGAAAACCTACAAATGTAagcaatgtgggaaagccttcattGACCTCTCCAGTCTTACTAGTCATCTCAGAAGTCACACTGGCGAGAAGCCATATAAATGTAAGGAATGCGGGAAAGCTTTTAGTTACTCCTCAACGTTTCGAAGACACACAATAACACACACTGGAGAGAAGCCGTataaatgtaaggaatgtggggaAGCCTTTAGCTATTCCTCCACTTTTCGAAGACATAGGATTTCACACACTGGAGAGAAGCCACATAAATGTAAAGAGTGCGGGGAAGCCTTCAGTTATGCTTCGGCTTTTCGAAGACACATGATCACGCACACTGGACagaaaccctatgaatgcaaACAGTGTGGGAAAACCTTCATTTATCTCCAGTCCTTTCGAAGACACGAAAGGATTCACACGGGGGAGAAACCCTACGAATGCAAACAGTGTGGGAAAACCTTTATTTATCCCCAGTCCTTTCGAAGACATGAACGCACTCATGGTGGAGAGAAGCCCTATGAATGTGACCAGTGCGGGAAAGCGTTCAGTCATCCCTCATCCTTCCGCGGACACATGAGAGTGCACACGGGAGAGAAACCGTATGAGTGCAAGCAGTGTGGGAAAACTTTTAATTGGCCCATATCTTTACGAAAACATATGAGAACACACACTagggagaaaccctatgaatgtaagcagtgtgggaaagccttcagttTGTCCGCCTGCTTTCGGGAACACGTGAGAATGCACCCCGAAGACAAATGCTATGAATGCAAGCTGTGTGGGAAAGCGTTCTATTGCCACATATCCTTACAGAAACATATGAGAAGGCACACCACAGAGAAACTCTATGAGTGCACGcagtgtgggaaagccttcagctGGCCTGAACTTTTGCAACAACACGTGAGAACACACACCGTAGAGAAGCCCTacgaatgtaaggaatgtgggaaggtcTTCAAATGGCCGTCATCTTTACCAATACACATGCGGCTGCACACCGGAGAGAAGCCTTACAAATGTAAGCATTGTGGGAAAGCATTTAATTGCTCTTCATCCTTAAGACGACATGTGAGAATACACACCACAGAAAAACACTACAAGTGCCGTGTGGGACACCCTCCTGCAAGTGAATTCAGGTGCCGTGCTTCAGAAAAGCCCCACCCATCAGCTGCCGTTGTGAGTTCCTCATCCTGA
- the ZNF555 gene encoding zinc finger protein 555 isoform X3 gives MLETFWNLASVDDETRFKASGSVSQQDIYGEEIPKESEIAEFTRNVSWASILGKTWDDLSVEDQHANQGRNRSRSHVLERVCLSHGQCGEGFRQIPDLHPYQNIPPGVNRYEYNAYGKVFMRHHTSLRSPVTVHTGRKPHQCQECGQAYSCRSHLRMHVRTHNGERPYVCKSCGKTFPRTSSLNRHVRIHTAEKTYKCKQCGKAFIDLSSLTSHLRSHTGEKPYKCKECGKAFSYSSTFRRHTITHTGEKPYKCKECGEAFSYSSTFRRHRISHTGEKPHKCKECGEAFSYASAFRRHMITHTGQKPYECKQCGKTFIYLQSFRRHERIHTGEKPYECKQCGKTFIYPQSFRRHERTHGGEKPYECDQCGKAFSHPSSFRGHMRVHTGEKPYECKQCGKTFNWPISLRKHMRTHTREKPYECKQCGKAFSLSACFREHVRMHPEDKCYECKLCGKAFYCHISLQKHMRRHTTEKLYECTQCGKAFSWPELLQQHVRTHTVEKPYECKECGKVFKWPSSLPIHMRLHTGEKPYKCKHCGKAFNCSSSLRRHVRIHTTEKHYKCRVGHPPASEFRCRASEKPHPSAAVVSSSS, from the exons ATGCTGGAAACCTTCTGGAACCTGGCCTCAGTAG ATGATGAAACTCGGTTTAAGGCCAGTGGGTCAGTTTCTCAGCAGGATATTTATGGAGAAGAAATACCCAAGGAATCTGAAATAGCAGAGTTCACCAGAAATGTTTCCTGGGCCTCTATTTTGGGAAAAACTTGGGACGATCTTAGCGTTGAAGATCAGCACGCAAACCAGGGGAGAAATCGCAG TAGAAGTCACGTGTTGGAGAGAGTCTGCCTAAGTCACGGTCAGTGTGGAGAAGGCTTCCGCCAGATTCCGGATCTGCATCCATACCAGAACATTCCTCCTGGAGTGAACCGGTACGAATACAACGCATACGGAAAAGTCTTCATGCGTCACCACACATCCCTCAGGAGTCCCGTCACGGTTCACACTGGACGCAAACCGCATCAGTGCCAGGAATGCGGGCAGGCCTACAGTTGCCGTTCACACCTAAGAATGCACGTGAGAACCCACAATGGAGAGAGACCCTACGTGTGTAAATCATGCGGGAAAACCTTCCCTCGTACGTCTTCCCTCAATCGGCATGTACGGATCCACACTGCTGAGAAAACCTACAAATGTAagcaatgtgggaaagccttcattGACCTCTCCAGTCTTACTAGTCATCTCAGAAGTCACACTGGCGAGAAGCCATATAAATGTAAGGAATGCGGGAAAGCTTTTAGTTACTCCTCAACGTTTCGAAGACACACAATAACACACACTGGAGAGAAGCCGTataaatgtaaggaatgtggggaAGCCTTTAGCTATTCCTCCACTTTTCGAAGACATAGGATTTCACACACTGGAGAGAAGCCACATAAATGTAAAGAGTGCGGGGAAGCCTTCAGTTATGCTTCGGCTTTTCGAAGACACATGATCACGCACACTGGACagaaaccctatgaatgcaaACAGTGTGGGAAAACCTTCATTTATCTCCAGTCCTTTCGAAGACACGAAAGGATTCACACGGGGGAGAAACCCTACGAATGCAAACAGTGTGGGAAAACCTTTATTTATCCCCAGTCCTTTCGAAGACATGAACGCACTCATGGTGGAGAGAAGCCCTATGAATGTGACCAGTGCGGGAAAGCGTTCAGTCATCCCTCATCCTTCCGCGGACACATGAGAGTGCACACGGGAGAGAAACCGTATGAGTGCAAGCAGTGTGGGAAAACTTTTAATTGGCCCATATCTTTACGAAAACATATGAGAACACACACTagggagaaaccctatgaatgtaagcagtgtgggaaagccttcagttTGTCCGCCTGCTTTCGGGAACACGTGAGAATGCACCCCGAAGACAAATGCTATGAATGCAAGCTGTGTGGGAAAGCGTTCTATTGCCACATATCCTTACAGAAACATATGAGAAGGCACACCACAGAGAAACTCTATGAGTGCACGcagtgtgggaaagccttcagctGGCCTGAACTTTTGCAACAACACGTGAGAACACACACCGTAGAGAAGCCCTacgaatgtaaggaatgtgggaaggtcTTCAAATGGCCGTCATCTTTACCAATACACATGCGGCTGCACACCGGAGAGAAGCCTTACAAATGTAAGCATTGTGGGAAAGCATTTAATTGCTCTTCATCCTTAAGACGACATGTGAGAATACACACCACAGAAAAACACTACAAGTGCCGTGTGGGACACCCTCCTGCAAGTGAATTCAGGTGCCGTGCTTCAGAAAAGCCCCACCCATCAGCTGCCGTTGTGAGTTCCTCATCCTGA